The genomic DNA ACTCGAAATCGGCAAGCAGCCGCTCATTGCCCTTGTTGGCAGCGAGCGCTTCGCGCAGCCGCAGCAGGTAGGCCGAAGCGAGTTCGTACGGCGGCCGGTCGGCGGCGCCGTCGAACGGCGTGGGGGACGAGAGCACGGTGACCAGCACGGTGCCGAAGGGCGGGGCCACAAGCCAGCTCGCCGGGATGTCGCGGCCCAGGTCCAGCTTCTCGCCGGCGCGCAGCCGCACCGGCTGGCCGGTGTTCAGGTGCATGACCGAACCGTCGGCGGTGTAGTAGTCCACCCACAGGTAGCTGTCGTGCCTGGGCGCGGCCACCTGCATGCGCACGTCGTCTCCTTCGCGCAGCCGGCCATTGCGGGCCGTCACGGCCGTCACGCCCAGTCCGTGGGCCTTCTCGCGGTTGCGCAGCTGGTAGGGCTTCAGGATGGCGAACACCTCGCAGTGGGGCCACACGCGCAGCCTGACATCGAACGTGGGCGAGCCGGCATCGGGCAGCAGGCCGGCCACCTCGCGCTCCACCCGCTGCAGGTCGGCCGGCAGCGAGACGAAGCCGCTCACGTGCAGCCTGTCGCCCTTGTCGGCGGAAGCCGAGAGATCGGCGCAGGCATAGCTTTGAAGATGCTGCTCGATGCGCTGCGCCGGTCCCGGCTCGCCCGCGTGCAGCCCGGCCGGCCACTGCCACCACAGCAGATAGAAAAGCGGCAGCAGCAGCGCGAGCGCGCCGAGCGCGCGCAGCAGGCTGCGGTCGCGGCGGTGCAGGTCGTGCGGGCCCGGCGGATCCGCCACGCCATAGGGCTGCGGCGTGATGCGGTCCTGCACCAGGCTGCCGAGCGCCAGCGGCCTGAGCCGCAGCTGATGGCCGTGCAGCGCCTTCAGCTTGCCGAGCTCGCCGCGGTCGTCGCTCTCGAAGTAGTACTGCCCCTTGAAGCCGTGCACCAGCGCATGCCAGTAGACCTCGCGCAGTTCGTCGTCTTCGGCGCCCAGCGCCGACAGGTGGTGGAAGAACTCGCTGTGCGCGTTGTTCGAGTTGAACAACTGCACCTGCAGCGGCGCCGCGCCTGCGGCCGCTCCAGGGTGGCGCGCCAGGATCTCGTCGATCCAGGCCACCATCGCAAAGACCGCCGACTCGACCTGCGCGGCGGGCTGGCCCGAAGCGCTGGCGCGCGCCGCGTCGAGCAGCCGGCGCGCCTGTTGCTGCGCAGCATCGTGCGAGGGCGGCGCGGCGCGGCCGGCCGCGATCGATGCGTCGAGGGCGAGGCCGAAGGAGACGAATGCGGAAAAACAGTCGAGCAGCCGGACCATGGATGACCGCGCCCGCTCACCGCGCCTGCGTTGCGGAGGATGCCTTGCACCGGCGTCTGCTGCGATGGCACATCCCCATGTCCCCGGTTCCTTCGAGTAAGGATTCCATCTTCCGAACGCCGG from Variovorax sp. V93 includes the following:
- a CDS encoding DotU family type IV/VI secretion system protein, whose amino-acid sequence is MVRLLDCFSAFVSFGLALDASIAAGRAAPPSHDAAQQQARRLLDAARASASGQPAAQVESAVFAMVAWIDEILARHPGAAAGAAPLQVQLFNSNNAHSEFFHHLSALGAEDDELREVYWHALVHGFKGQYYFESDDRGELGKLKALHGHQLRLRPLALGSLVQDRITPQPYGVADPPGPHDLHRRDRSLLRALGALALLLPLFYLLWWQWPAGLHAGEPGPAQRIEQHLQSYACADLSASADKGDRLHVSGFVSLPADLQRVEREVAGLLPDAGSPTFDVRLRVWPHCEVFAILKPYQLRNREKAHGLGVTAVTARNGRLREGDDVRMQVAAPRHDSYLWVDYYTADGSVMHLNTGQPVRLRAGEKLDLGRDIPASWLVAPPFGTVLVTVLSSPTPFDGAADRPPYELASAYLLRLREALAANKGNERLLADFEFFETTAR